A stretch of the Actinomycetota bacterium genome encodes the following:
- the rsmA gene encoding 16S rRNA (adenine(1518)-N(6)/adenine(1519)-N(6))-dimethyltransferase RsmA: MSGLASPRKTIDILKKYNLRLSKSLGQNFLVDENILKKIIHAANLKSEDVVLEVGSGIGTLTQVLAERAGQVIAVELDRTLIPILSETLKGFENVKLLRRDALKLDLNLLPPSLQPNKLVSNLPYNIASPLLVKYLHEYPQIELFVVTIQKELAERILASPGGKDYGAFTLKIQYYSEPKMISIVPRTVFLPPPKVDSAVIKLKRLSSPRVGVKHPSHLFELITAAFEHRRKTIKNSLIHSSRLSYGKREVEKALKGANIDPERRGETLSIYEFALLSESLQA, encoded by the coding sequence ATGTCTGGGCTCGCTAGTCCCCGAAAAACCATCGATATCCTCAAGAAATACAATTTGAGGCTCTCCAAAAGTCTTGGGCAAAATTTTCTTGTGGATGAAAACATTCTCAAGAAAATCATCCATGCAGCCAACCTTAAATCCGAAGATGTAGTCTTGGAAGTGGGTTCTGGAATCGGCACCCTCACCCAAGTCCTTGCCGAACGAGCCGGTCAGGTCATTGCGGTAGAACTCGATAGAACTTTAATTCCTATCTTAAGTGAAACCCTTAAAGGCTTTGAAAATGTGAAGCTATTACGAAGGGACGCCTTAAAACTCGATTTAAACTTGCTTCCTCCTAGTTTGCAGCCCAATAAATTGGTTTCCAATTTGCCCTATAATATCGCCTCCCCTTTACTTGTGAAGTATTTGCATGAATATCCCCAGATTGAACTTTTTGTCGTCACGATCCAGAAGGAATTGGCGGAACGAATCCTCGCCTCCCCGGGAGGAAAGGATTACGGTGCTTTCACCTTAAAGATTCAGTATTATTCTGAACCCAAGATGATCTCCATCGTGCCCAGAACCGTTTTTCTTCCACCTCCGAAGGTGGATTCGGCGGTAATTAAACTCAAGCGACTCTCCTCCCCCCGCGTTGGAGTAAAGCATCCTAGTCACCTCTTTGAACTTATCACCGCTGCTTTTGAACATCGAAGGAAGACTATAAAGAATTCTTTGATTCATAGCAGTCGCCTATCGTATGGTAAACGGGAAGTAGAGAAAGCCCTTAAAGGTGCGAATATCGATCCTGAAAGGCGAGGTGAGACTTTGAGCATTTATGAGTTTGCACTTTTGAGCGAGTCCCTCCAAGCTTAA